In the Acomys russatus chromosome 11, mAcoRus1.1, whole genome shotgun sequence genome, one interval contains:
- the Ddit4 gene encoding DNA damage-inducible transcript 4 protein codes for MPSLWDRFSSSSSSSSRTPATDRSPRSAWGSAAREEGLDRCASLESSDCESLDSSNSGFGPEEDSSYLDGVSLPDFELLNDPEDEHLCANLMQLLQESLSQARLGSRRPARLLMPSQLVSQVGKELLRLAYSEPCGLRGALLDVCVEQGKSCHSVAQLALDPSLVPTFQLTLVLRLDSRLWPKIQGLLSSANSSLVPGYSQSLTLSTGFRVIKKKLYSSEQLLIEEC; via the exons ATGCCTAGCCTTTGGGATCGTTTCTCGTCTTCCTCTTCGTCCTCGTCCCGAACTCCAGCCACTGATCGGTCGCCGCGCTCCGCCTGGGGATCTGCGGCCAGAGAAGAGGGCCTTGACCGCTGCGCGAGCCTGGAGAGCTCGGACTGCGAGTCCCTGGACAGCAGCAATAGTGGCTTCGGACCGGAGGAAG ACTCCTCATACCTGGATGGGGTATCCCTGCCCGACTTTGAGCTGCTCAATGACCCGGAGGATGAGCACCTGTGTGCCAACCTGATGCAGCTGCTGCAGGAGAGCCTGTCCCAGGCGCGATTGGGCTCGCGGCGCCCTGCCCGCCTGCTGATGCCGAGCCAGCTGGTGAGCCAGGTGGGCAAGGAACTCCTGCGCCTGGCTTACAGCGAGCCGTGCGGCCTGCGGGGGGCACTGCTGGACGTCTGTGTGGAGCAAGGCAAGAGCTGCCACAGCGTGGCTCAGCTGGCTCTCGACCCCAGTCTAGTGCCCACCTTTCAGTTGACCCTGGTGCTGCGTCTGGACTCTCGCCTCTGGCCCAAGATCCAGGGGCTGTTGAGTTCTGCCAACTCGTCCTTGGTCCCTGGCTACAGCCAGTCCCTGACGCTGAGCACCGGCTTCCGAGTCATCAAGAAGAAACTGTACAGCTCGGAGCAGCTGCTCATCGAAGAGTGCTGA